One part of the Lotus japonicus ecotype B-129 chromosome 2, LjGifu_v1.2 genome encodes these proteins:
- the LOC130739643 gene encoding uncharacterized protein LOC130739643 codes for MYVTRVLSMYKSNPQALVDPPPSGPNSGYLIIMDKEYETYNWFGHKSSYIRELPFPQNKDLTINYGSDNEDSMFVPVLNQPLSSNRYYVIRRRGKEQGHASTSSKEEDMETCLCCLVPQDVKPKPLEPFNDYQQIEIIKKSDYGFEAKSVAPDGIPPGILNRKGWMLRAITPSNYRLGEALGSNDTLRSRLPDFNFPLSNDCSESVVVGKWYCPFMFVKEGMKLKAQMKMSVFYELTLEQRWEKIFSKEKSEEKENAALVDVVVQTEAAKVAGRDADWDENSSMVVFTSFDDVGVETRVGLSLEVVEGMKWEQERVGWIAGNMRQVRVERVEEFGGTNEWRKFGCYVLVESFVLKRMDTRLVLTCDYSHTNQIRCKWE; via the exons ATGTATGTAACAAGAGTCCTTTCCATGTACAAAAGTAACCCCCAGGCTCTTGTAGACCCACCTCCATCTGGTCCAAACTCAGGTTATCTTATAATCATGGACAAAGAATATGAGACTTACAATTGGTTCGGTCACAAGAGTTCCTACATCAGGGAACTTCCTTTCCCTCAGAACAAAGACTTAACCATCAACTATGGAAGTGATAATGAGGACTCCATGTTTGTTCCAGTATTGAATCAGCCCTTGTCTTCAAACCGCTACTATGTCATAAGAAGGAGAGGGAAGGAACAGGG GCATGCTAGCACAAGTTCAAAGGAAGAGGACATGGAAACTTGTTTATGTTGCCTTGTCCCCCAAGATGTGAAACCAAAACCTTTGGAACCCTTCAACGATTATCAGCAGATTGAGATAATCAAGAAGAGTGATTATGGTTTCGAAGCAAAGTCCGTTGCCCCTGATGGAATTCCTCCAGGTATATTGAACAGAAAAGGGTGGATGCTTCGTGCCATCACTCCCAGCAATTACCGTTTGGGCGAAGCATTGGGCTCCAATGACACCTTGCGCTCCAGGCTACCGGATTTTAACTTCCCATTGTCCAATGATTGTTCTGAATCAGTGGTTGTGGGGAAGTGGTACTGTCCTTTTATGTTTGTGAAAGAAGGAATGAAATTAAAGGCGCAGATGAAGATGTCAGTGTTCTATGAGTTGACACTTGAGCAAAGATGGGAAAAGATATTCTCAAAGGAAAAGagtgaggaaaaggaaaatgctGCGCTAGTAGATGTTGTTGTTCAAACTGAAGCTGCCAAGGTTGCAGGCAGGGATGCTGATTGGGATGAAAATAGTAGTATGGTTGTGTTTACAAGTTTTGATGATGTGGGGGTAGAGACAAGGGTTGGACTGAGTTTGGAAGTTGTTGAGGGAATGAAGTGGGAACAAGAAAGAGTTGGATGGATTGCAGGGAATATGAGGCAAGTGAGAGTGGAAAGAGTAGAAGAGTTTGGAGGAACAAATGAGTGGAGGAAATTTGGGTGTTATGTGCTTGTTGAAAGCTTTGTGTTGAAGAGAATGGATACAAGATTGGTGCTAACTTGTGATTACAGTCACACAAATCAAATTAGGTGCAAATGGGAGTGA
- the LOC130739642 gene encoding uncharacterized protein LOC130739642 gives MYVTRVLSMYKSNPHALVEPPPSGPNSGYLVIMDEESETYNCFGCKEGYISDLPFPQNKDLSISYGSDDEDAMFVPVLNQPLSSNRYYVLRRRGKNQGRAITSSKEEDMETCLCCLVPQDVKPKPLEPFNDYQQIEIIKKSGYSFKAKSVAADGIPPGLLSRKGWTLRASTPRSYRLGKALGCNDSLRSKLPDFNFSLSNHCSESVVVGKWYCPFMFVKEGMKLKEQMKMSVFYELTLEQRWEKVFSKENSGKNVVFVDVNVQTEVVKVAGKDAVWDENGVVDGVLWYKSFDDAGAETSVGLSMEIVEGMKWEQQRVGWVAGNMRQVRVERVEEFGGTNKWKKLGCYVLVESFVLKRMDRRLMLTCDYRHTNQIRGKWE, from the exons ATGTATGTAACAAGAGTCCTTTCCATGTACAAAAGTAACCCCCATGCTCTTGTAGAGCCACCTCCATCTGGTCCAAATTCAGGTTATCTTGTTATCATGGATGAAGAATCTGAGACTTACAATTGTTTCGGTTGCAAGGAGGGTTATATCAGTGATCTTCCTTTCCCTCAGAACAAAGACTTAAGCATCAGCTATGGAAGCGATGATGAAGATGCCATGTTTGTTCCAGTATTGAATCAGCCCTTGTCTTCAAACCGCTACTATGTCTTAAGAAGGAGAGGAAAGAACCAAGG CCGAGCTATCACGAGTTCAAAGGAAGAGGACATGGAAACTTGTTTATGTTGCCTTGTCCCCCAAGATGTTAAACCAAAACCTTTGGAACCCTTCAACGATTATCAGCAGATTGAGATAATCAAGAAGAGTGGTTATAGTTTCAAAGCAAAGTCTGTTGCGGCTGATGGAATTCCTCCTGGTTTATTGTCGAGAAAAGGGTGGACGCTTCGTGCTAGCACTCCCCGCAGTTACCGTTTGGGCAAAGCATTGGGCTGCAACGACAGCTTGCGTTCCAAGCTACCAGATTTCAACTTCTCATTATCCAATCATTGTTCTGAATCAGTGGTTGTGGGAAAGTGGTACTGTCCTTTTATGTTTGTGAAAGAAGGAATGAAACTAAAGGAGCAAATGAAGATGTCAGTGTTCTATGAGTTAACACTTGAGCAAAGATGGGAAAAAGTATTCTCAAAGGAAAACAGTGGGAAAAATGTTGTGTTTGTAGATGTTAATGTTCAAACAGAAGTTGTCAAGGTTGCAGGCAAGGATGCTGTTTGGGAtgaaaatggtgttgttgatgGGGTATTGTGGTATAAGAGTTTTGATGATGCGGGGGCAGAGACAAGTGTTGGATTGAGTATGGAAATTGTTGAGGGAATGAAATGGGAACAACAAAGAGTTGGATGGGTTGCAGGGAACATGAGGCAAGTGAGGGTGGAGAGAGTAGAGGAGTTTGGAGGAACGAATAAGTGgaagaaattggggtgttatgTGCTGGTTGAAAGTTTTGTGCTCAAGAGAATGGATAGAAGATTGATGCTGACTTGTGATTACAGGCACACAAATCAAATTAGGGGCAAATGGGAGTGA